A window of Roseburia hominis A2-183 genomic DNA:
CGCAGGCGTGTGGCCGGTGGATTCCGGAAAAATCTATATCGGCGGCGATGATGTGACACGCCTTTCCGAGTACAAGCGCGCCAAATATCTCGGACGCGTCTTTCAGGATCCTATGACCGGCACCGCGACGACGATGTCGATCGAGGAAAATATGGCGATCGCCGCCAGACGCGGACAGAGCCGCGGGCTCTCCTGGGGCATCACAAAAAAGGAGCGCGACGTCTACCGTGAGATGCTTGCCACGTTAGATCTCGGTCTGGAAGACCGGCTTTCCAGCAAAGTAGGGCTGTTGTCCGGCGGTCAGCGCCAGGCAATCACGCTGCTCATGGCTTCCATCCAGAAGCCGAGGCTTCTGCTTTTAGACGAGCACACCGCAGCGCTCGATCCGAAGACAGCAGCCAAAGTGCTTGAGATTTCCGACAAGATCATTGCCGATCACCACCTGACTGCCATGATGGTCACCCACAACATGAAGGATGCCATCGTACACGGCAACCGCCTCATCATGATGCATGAAGGCCGGGTCATCTTAAACATTGCCGGAGAAGAGAAGAAGAAGCTGACGGTGGAAGATCTCCTCCATCAGTTTGAGAAGGTCAGCGGCGAGGAGTTTGCAAACGATAAAGCGCTGCTGTCGTAACCGCAGGAAAGAGGCATAACGCGGTCGCAGGATATTTCGGGAGGAGAAGCTGTCCGGATGAAGTGAGCGCAGGCGGAAGCCTTTTGTGTTTCAGGATGTAACGGGCACAATCCCTTCTAATCGCAAAATCGTGTATTTCTAATCCGTGCGGCCGTTGCCTTTGCGATGATCCGTGTCTTTCCAAGTTTGGAGCACCCCCGCGGAAGCTGTCCTCAAGCTACAGACAATTTTAGGACTTTTGTGCAGCACTTACCTGCACTCTAAGCATAAAACATAACCGCGCGAAGCCGATGTCTGAGTCGGCATCTGCCCTATTTTCAATAGCAGATGCCGGCGAGTTCCGGTTCGCGCGGTTTTATGATGTCTATGCGTGAGTGCAGTTAGTGCTGCCAGAAAGTCCGCTCATTGTCTGCTGCTTGACGGACAGCTTCCGTGGGGTGTTCAAACGTGGCAAAGACACGGAACCTAAGACAACGATCGCACGGAAGAAATACGGGATTTTGCTCCAAAGAAGGGACTGTGTCCGTTGCATTCTGAAACAAATGGGCTTCTCGCCTGCGTTATCATTCTCCGTATTCCCCTCTCCAAACGCGAAATGTTCTGTAACTGCGGCAGTGCTATGCCTCTTTCAGTCGGTCACACAGCCCGCTGTATCGTTTTTGCTGCGACGTGTTCTGCACCATCTGCTCAAACGTCACCTCATTGCCGACCAGCGTCACACATTTCCGAGCGCGGGTGACCGCTGTGTACAGCAGATTCCGGTTCATAAGCATCGACGGTCCGGACAAAAGCGGAATGACGACCGCCGGGTATTCGCTTCCCTGCGATTTATGTATGGTAATCGCGTACGCCAGTTCCAGTTCATCCAGCAGTTTGTATGGATATTCCACCATTCTGCCCTCATCAAATTCCACAGTCATCGTCTCCGCGAAATCGTTGATCTCCCGGACAATTCCCATGTCTCCGTTGAATACTCCCGTTCCTTTATCCACAGACAGACCGTATTTTGTGCGGATTTCCCACTCTAACTGGTAGTTGTTCCGTGTCTGCATGATCTTGTCCCCCTCGCGGAACAGAATATCGCCGTGTTCCTTTTCACGCTTCTGCGGAGACGGCGGATTCAGATAGCGCTGCAGTATTCCGTTTAACCGCTCTACGCCCAGCAGTCCCTTGCGCATCGGCGTCAACACCTGTATATCGTACGGCGTCGCGTCCACAAATTTGGGGAGTTTCTGCTTGATCAGCTGCAATACCACGCTGATAATCACATCCGCGTCATACCGCTTCAGGAAAAAGAAATCCATGCTTTTGTTGTCCAACGTCACTTCTTCGCCCTGATTGATCTTGTGCGCATTCACAATGATGTCGCTCGTGGATGCCTGGCGGAAAATCTTCGTCAGCATGACCACATTGCACTCGTGCGAGCGAATAATGTCCCGCAGAACACTTCCCGGTCCCACACTCGGCAGCTGATTGACATCTCCGACCAGAATCAGTCTCGTTCCAACAGCAACCGCCTTTAACAGTGCATGCATCAAAGAAATATCCACCATGGACATCTCGTCGATAATCACAACGTCCGTCTCAAGCGGATTCTGCTCATTCCGCTCAAACCCTGCCGCACCGTCCACACCGCCGTTCAGTTCCAGCATGCGGTGTATGGTTCTAGCCTCAAACCCGGTCGTCTCGCTCATGCGCTTCGCCGCACGTCCGGTAGGCGCCGCAAGAAAAATATCAAGTCCTTCCATCTCAAAATACTTGATGATCGTATTGATCGTCGTCGTTTTTCCGGTACCCGGTCCTCCGGTGATAATCAGAAGTCCGTTGCGCACCGCCTCTTTGACCGCTGTCATCTGGTGCTCATCCAGTTCCATTCCGGTCTGCTTCTCAATTCTGCGAACACGCTCCTCGATTTCCAGATCCGGAACATCATAGCTGACATTGAGCTGTTTTAACATGGTTGCCGTATTTGCCTCCATGTAGTAAAAGGACGCCGCATAGATCTGCGTCTGGTTTTCGCCCTGCTTCATGATGATTTTCCGCTCGATCGCCAGATCCATATACTGCTTCTCGATCTGCTCCTCCCCGACCTCAAGAAGCTGTCCAGTTCTTCTGGTCAGTTCCTCCTCCGGCAGGTAGGTATGCCCCTCTGTGGATGCCTGAAGCAGCACATATAAAATTCCGCTCCGGATCCGGAAATCAGAATCCATGCGGATTCCTACCCGGACAGCAATCTCGTCTGCCGTGCGGAATCCCACACCCTCAATGTCGTCCGCCAGCCGATACGGGTTCTCACGGATAATCCCGTATACCTCCTGTCCATACTGCTGATATACTTTCACTGCCAGGTTCATCGTGATGCCGTACTGCTGAAGGAAAATCATCGCCTGCCGCAGATCACGTTTTTCATTCACCTGATCCGCAATCTCCATCGCCTTGCGCTCGCTGATTCCCTTTACTTCCGCCAGCCGCTCCGGCTCCTCCTCGATAATCCGAAAGGTATCCGCCTTGAATCTGCGCACAATCCGCGCTGCCAGCGCCAGACCGATTCCGCGGATCGCCCCGGAACCGAGATAGCGTTCGATGGCTTCCTCATCTTCCGGCGCTTTCTCCTCAAAACTTTCGACTTTAAACTGTTTGCCATAAGTAGGATGATCGGTATAGTCACCGGATGCCTCGATGTTCTCCCCCTCAGCGATTGCCGAGAAGATTCCCACGCAGGTAATCTCCTCCTCCCCGCTTACCAGATTGAGAACCGTATATCCGTTGTCTGCATTTCTGTATATAATATGTTCCACATATCCTGCTAACTTTTCCAAATCATTCCTCCCGCCGAAAAAAGCAGAGAACCCGTCACCTCTAACGGTGACCGCCCTCTGCCTCGTTCATTCTTAACTGCCGGCATCTATTCTATGCCATAGTTCCGTTTCATCTGCTCATAAAGCTGCTGCGTATAATTTTCTCCCACCTGATCCACAATCTCATCTGCCACCAGTTCGATCGTGCTGTCCATGTGAAAATCTGTCAGCGTACTGAGAGAAGAATCCTTATCCTCGTCATCATCCGAAATGAGATTCTCCTTTACTTCCTTTAATACCTCTTCCACAAAGTAGGACTCAAAATCCTTGCAGACCGAGAGCAGTTCTTCCTCGCTCGAGCCGGAGGACACACTACTGATCGAATTCTTCAGTGCCGACGCGCTGCCTGCGGCTGCGCTGTTCTGTGCATTGCTGACCAATGACGAAATACCGTCTATCGAAAAACTCATACTTTACGCTCCATTCCGCTTATCATCCGCTTACCGTTCGCTTATCATCTGCTTATCGTTTCAGGTTGTTCGCCATCTCCAGCATCTCATCCGATGTCGTGATTGCCTTGGAGTTCAACTGATAGGCACGCTGTGCGATAATCATATTGACCATCTCGTCCGCCACCTGTACATTGGACGCCTCCAGATAATTCTGGCGAACCTGGCTTCTGGTAAGACCTGCTGTCGTATTCTCATTCATTGCCGCACCCGAAGCTGCTGTAACTTCCAGAAGGTTGTCACCCGTTTTCTCAAGGCCGCTCGGGTTGTTAAACTGGAACAGTCCAATCTGACGGTTCATATTCACATAAGTTCCATTTGCTGTCGTGTAACCGATTCTGCCGTCGCTCGATACTGTCACACTGCTGGAACTTATATTGGCCGGAAGAACGATCTGCTGGTTATTGCTGTCCAGCACCGGATAGCCGTCCGGATTGGTCAGTGTAACGCCGTTGGTTCCCACTGCCCACACAAAATCTCCCGCTCTGGTATAGCGTGTCTCGCCGTCTGCGCAGCGCACTGCAAAAAATCCGTCTCCGACGATTGCAAAATCGGTATCATTCTCACTCGCCTGCAGCGCTCCCTGTGTGTACACGGATGTGACTGCCGCAACTCTCGTTCCGAGTCCCACCTGTGCCGGAATCGGTTTCTGCTCTCCGTTTGCACTCGTTGTCTTCGTCTGAATGGTCTGGTAAAGCAGCGACTTAAACTCTGCCTTCTCCTGCTTGAATCCAACCGTATTCACATTGGAAAGATTGTTTGAAATATTGTCCACGTTCGTCTGCTGCGCAAGCATACCGGTTGCCGCAGTATAAAGTGCCCTCATCATATGTCAGCTACCTCCGTCTATACATTTCCGACCTGATTGACCGCCTTATCCAGTGTCTCATCAATCGTGTTAATAACCTTCTGTCCTGCCTGATATGCTCTGGAAATCGTAATCATATTGACCATCTCAGAAACAACATTCACATTGGACGACTCCAGCGTTCCCTGCACGATCCTGCCGTCTGCCGCCGTCACCGTTCCTCCGTTCACAAGGTCGTACATATTCTCACCGTACTTCGCCAGATAGTCATAATCCGCAAAATCGACGATGCCGATCGTTCCAACCTGCTGATCGTTCTGATAGATATTGCCAAGCTCATCCACGGTGATCTTCTGGGTCGGATCCACCCGAATCCGTCCGTTCACATTGCCGTTTCTGGCGTCATTTGCATTCAGGACATAATCGCCGTCTTTGGTCACCAGATAGCCCTGGGTGTTGACCGTGAACGCTCCGTCCCTTGTATATTTTACGGATGAATTTCCCTGCTTATCCGTGTAGGCAATCGCAAAAAATCCATCTCCCTTGATTGCAAAATCCGTACTGTTATCGGTAACCTTGAAACTTCCGGTACTGTAATCCGTATACGTCTCACCGATATGAACGCCCATGCTGATTGTACCCAGCTTCTGCGCAAGACCGTAAGACGATGTATCTTTGATCTTGATTGCCAGCTCATCTGCAAATGTCTGGGACGTTGTGCCTTCTTTCTTATAACCATTCGTATCTGCATTTGCAAGATTGTTGGAAAGCACATCTAGACGCTTCTGTTCATTTATCATTCCTGTATACGCTGTATACAATCCCTTTACCATAGACTGCTCCTTTTTCTGTTACCTCTTGTAACTTCTGCCTGCTTCTCACCAGAATCCATCAGACGCTCCCGCATCCCAAGGGCTCTCTGTTGTTTATATCGTCATAACTGCCGTCAAACTTAATCATCGTCGCGCTTTCCGGACAGGAACTCCACGAACTTTCCGGTTCCGACTGCCACACAGGTCATCGGCTCCTCCGCTGTCATGGTATTGATGCCCGTCTTGTCCTCGATCAGTTCCTCAAGTCCGCGAAGCAGTGATCCGCCTCCCGTGAGAACGATTCCGCGGTCCGCCACGTCCGCCGCAAGCTCAGGCGGCGTCTTCTCTAACACCGAGTGTACCGCTTCCACGATCTGCAGTGTCGGCTCCTTCAGCGCCTCTTCCGTCTCCTCGGAAGAAACGGTTACCGTCTTCGGCAGACCGGTCACCAGGTTACGGCCTCTGACGTCCATGGTCTCATTCTGTGCCAGTGGGAAACAGGAACCGATCTTGATCTTGATGTCCTCCGCTGTGCGCTCACCGATCAACAGATTGTGTTTCTTTCTCATGTAACGGACAATCGCCTCGTCAAAATCATCTCCGGCGATCTTGATGGAAGTGCTGACAACCGATCCCCCCAGAGAAATCACGGCGATGTCCGCGGTACCGCCGCCGATATCCACGATCATGTTGCCGCATGGTCTTGAAATATCGATTCCGGCTCCGATCGCTGCCGCAATCGGCTCCTCGATAATCGCCACCTCACGCGCACCTGCAGAATAGGTCGCATCCTCAACCGCTTTTTTCTCGACCTCGGTCACTCCGCTCGGCACACACACGCTGATGCGCGGCTTGCGGAATGTCTTCTTGCCAAGTGCCTTCTGGATGAAATACTTGATCATCTTCTCGGTGACAGTATAATCAGAAATAACACCCTGACGCAGCGGACGGACTGCTACAATGTTGCCGGGCGTTCTGCCGAGCATCAGTCTCGCTTCCTCTCCGATTGCCTTGATTTTGTTTGTATCACGATCAAAAGCCACTACTGACGGCTCCTTTAACACTACACCTTTGCCTTTAATATATACCAGGATACTTGCAGTACCAAGATCGATACCGATGTCCGTACTCATCATATTCTAATCTGCCCCTTTCTTTTCTCTGCCAATGGTTCATCTATTCGTTGAATCTTTCTTCACGTCCAAAAGGACATAAAGATGCATTTAATCATATTTTTACATATACAGCATTATTATATACAAAAACTGGGATTTTTCAAAGCTTTTTTTCGCCCGTGCCGCCATTTTTGAAAAAAATAAGAATTTCTTCATTTTTTGTCCGGAATATCATATTTTTTCATTTTTTTATCACGTATTCATCACATTTGCGGGTTATATTTTTTTACGTACTAAATGGTGTACCAAACATACACCGCCCCGGAAATATTCCTCAAATATTCCGCGGTTAGTATAATTTTTCATAACTCATACCTTCCGGCGCAAACACCAAACGCCGGGAGGTACTCCCCGGGTATAACGAATTTTCATCCATATGAATTTTCGATGCCATATATTTCACAACATTTCTCTGACCGCAGATGCCAGCGCATCTGTTGTCAAAAAAGGCACTGTATGCCGCGTGTTTTCCACGTTTGCGTCCAGTGCCTTCTCCTTATTTCCACTATTTTTCCAGATATTTCTTGACATACTGTCCGGTGTAGGACTCCGGTATCTGCGCCACCTCTTCCGGTGTTCCCTGCGCAATGACCGTTCCACCGCCGTCTCCGCCTTCCGGTCCCATGTCGATGATGTAATCCGCCGTCTTGATCACGTCCAGATTGTGCTCAATAACCACCACGGTATTGCCGCCGTCGGACAATCTCCGCAAAATCTCGATCAGCTTGTGCACATCCGCAAAATGAAGTCCGGTCGTCGGCTCATCCAGAATGTAGATCGTCTTTCCGGTGCTTCGCTTGGAGAGTTCGGTTGCCAGCTTGATTCGCTGCGCCTCTCCTCCCGAAAGCTCTGTGGACGGCTGTCCCAGTTTTACATAGGAAAGTCCCACATCGTAGAGCGTCTGAATCTTGCGGTGGATGGACGGCACATTTTTAAAAAACTCCAGCGCCTCCTCCACCGTCATATCCAGCACATCATAAATGCTTTTTCCTTTATACTTGACCTCAAGCGTCTCCCGGTTGTAACGTTTTCCCTCGCAGACCTCACACGGCACATAGACATCCGGCAGGAAATGCATCTCAATCTTTAAGATTCCATCCCCTCCGCACGCCTCGCAGCGTCCGCCTTTTACGTTGAAGCTGAATCTTCCCTTTTTGTAGCCCTTCGCCTTTGCATCCGGGGTCGCCGCAAACAGATCGCGGATCATGTCAAACACGCCCGTGTAGGTCGCCGGATTCGAGCGCGGCGTTCTGCCGATCGGCGACTGGTCAATGTCAATCACCTTGTCCAGCTGCTCCATGCCGAGAATCGCATCATGCTCTCCCGGAATGCAGCGCGCCCGGTTCAGGTCGCGCGCCAGCCGCTTATAGAGAATCTCATTGGTCAGGGAGCTCTTTCCCGATCCGGACACGCCGGTAATGCAGGTCATAATTCCGAGCGGTATGTTCACATCGATGTTTTTCAGGTTGTTCTCCCGTGCGCCTTTGATCGTCAGAAATCCCGTCGGTTTTCTGCGCTCATCCGGTACCGGGATCTTGATTCTGCCGCTTAAGTACGCTCCCGTGATCGACTTCGGATTCTTCATGATCTCCTGTGCCGTACCGCAGGCGACCACTTCTCCACCGTGTGAGCCGGCTCCCGGTCCGATATCCACAATATAGTCCGCGGCAAGCATCGTATCCTCGTCGTGCTCCACGACAATCAGCGTGTTGCCGAGATCTTTTAAATTCTTCAGCGCCCCCAGCAGCTTATCGTTATCGCGCTGATGCAGTCCGATCGACGGCTCGTCCAGAATGTACGCAACCCCGACCAGCCCGGAACCGATCTGCGTCGCCAGACGGATACGCTGTGCCTCTCCTCCCGAGAGGGTACCGGTCGCTCTGGACAGGGACAGATAATCCAGTCCCACTTCATTCAGGAATCCGACGCGTGCGCGGATCTCTTTTAAAATCTGATCGCCGATCCGGTGCTGCTGCTCCCCCAGCTTCATCTCCGCCAGAAAGGCATTGAGATTCTTCACCGACATGGAAGTCATCTCATAAATATTTTTATCTGCAACCGTCACTGCCAGAGACTCTGCTTTCAGCCGCTGTCCCTTACAGGTCTCGCAGGGGGTAATCCGCATGAACTGCTCATATTCCTGCTTCATGACCTCCGAACCGGTCTCCCGGTACTTGCGCTGCACGTTTTTGATCAGTCCCTCAAAGGCAACATCATAAACGCCTTCCCCGCGCTGTCCTCTGTAATGGACTTTCACTTCCCTGCCGTCCGTTCCGTAGATCAGGACATGGCGGATTTCCTCCGGGTATTCGCAGTATGGCGTCTCCAGTGAAAAATGATACTCCTCCGTCAGCGCCTTTAAAATAGCGTATGTGAAACTGGACGGATCTGTACAGGACTGCCAGCCCATCACCTGGATGGCGCCTTCCGCGATGGAAAGCCGTTTATCCGGAATCATCAGATCCTCATCGAATTCCATTTTATAGCCCAGTCCGAAACAGGTCGGGCACGCGCCGAACGGATTGTTGAAGGAAAAGCTTCTCGGTTCAATCTCGCCGATGCTGATCCCGCAGTCCGGGCAGGAAAAGCTCTCCGAGAACTGAATCGGTTCACCGCCGATCACATCCACGGTCATGAGTCCGTTTGCCAGTGTAAGCACATTCTCGATGGAATCCGCCAGGCGCTTCTCAATTCCTTCCTTTACCATGAGACGGTCCACCACGATCTCGATATTGTGCTTTTTATTCTTGTCCAGTTTGATCTCTTCCGACAGTTCATACATGCTGCCGTCGACAATCACACGCACATAACCGCTTCGCTTCGCCTGCTCAAACAGCTTCTGATGCTCGCCCTTTCTGCCGCGCACAACCGGCGCCAGCAACTGGATCTTCGTGCGCTCCGGCAGTTCCATAATCTGATCGACCATCTGGTCGACCGTCTGCTTTTTGATCTCTTTTCCACATTTCGGGCAGTGCGGCACACCGATCCGCGCGTAGAGCAGCCGGAAGTAATCGTAGATCTCCGTCACCGTTCCCACCGTCGAGCGGGGATTGCGGTTCGTCGACTTCTGATCGATCGAGATTGCCGGCGACAATCCCTCAATCTTCTCGACATTCGGCTTTTCCATCTGCCCGAGGAACTGCCTTGCATAGGAAGACAGCGACTCCATATAGCGCCGCTGTCCTTCGGCATAGATTGTATCAAATGCGAGGGACGATTTTCCCGATCCCGACAATCCGGTCAGCACGACAAATTCGTCTCTCGGAATATCCACATCGATATTTTTGAGGTTGTGCTCGTTCGCTCCTCTGATTTTAATATATTTTCTTTCGGACGTTTTCTTCATTGTCTTATCCTTTCTACAGGTCACGCAGCATCCCTTTGAGTTCGATCATCTTGTCGCGGTATTCCGCCGCCGCCTCGAAATTGAGATCCGCCGCCGCTTTTTCCATCTTTTTCTGGATATCGGCAATCAGCTTCGTCAGTTCCGCCTTGTTCATCGACTCCGGAGACTTCTTGAAATTCATTTCTTCCTTTGCGATCTTCTTGGAAACAGAGATCAGTTCCCGCACCGACTTCTGAATCGTCGTCGGTGTAATGCCGTGTGCCTCGTTGTACTCCTGCTGGATCTTGCGGCGCCGTTCCGTCTCCTCGATCGCAACACGCATGGAATCCGTAATGGTATCCGCATACATGATCACATGTCCCTCGCTGTTGCGCGCCGCCCTGCCGATGGTCTGGATCAGCGACGTCTCAGAACGCAGGAAGCCTTCCTTGTCCGCATCCAGGATTGCCACCAGGGTAATCTCCGGTATGTCCAATCCCTCACGCAGAAGGTTGATGCCCACCAGCACATCGAACACATCCAGACGCAGATCGCGGATAATCTCCGCGCGCTCTAACGTATCAATATCGGAATGGAGATATTTGACGCGGATCCCCAGTTCCCGCATGTAATCGGTCAGATCCTCCGCCATTTTTTTCGTCAGGGTCGTAATCAGCACCTTGTGGTGGTTCTTGATCTCCTTGTTGACCTCACCCACCAGATCATCAATCTGCCCCTCTACCGGGCGCACCACAACCTCCGGATCGAGCAGTCCCGTCGGCCGGATAATCTGCTCCGCGCGCAAAAGTTCATGCTCATCCTCGTATACGTTCGGCGTCGCCGAAACGAACAGCATCTGGTCGATCTTGCCCTCAAATTCCTCAAAATTCAGCGGGCGGTTATCCTTCGCAGACGGCAGCCGGAACCCGTAATCCACCAGCGTGCTCTTTCGTGACTGATCCCCCGCATACATTCCGCGGATCTGCGGAATTGTGATATGGGACTCATCCACGATAATCAGATAATCATCCTTAAAGTAATCCATCAGTGTGTGCGGCGTCGCCCCCGCCGGAAGCCCCGCCAGATGCCTGGAGTAGTTCTCTATACCGCTGCAGAATCCCGTCTCTTTTAACATCTCAATGTCAAAATTCGTGCGCTCCGCGATTCTCTGTGCCTCCAGCAGCTTGTCCTCTCCCTTGAAATACTTCACGCGCTCTTCCAGCTCCGCCTCGAT
This region includes:
- a CDS encoding ABC transporter ATP-binding protein — encoded protein: MLKIDNIKKTFNPGTINEKVALNGVNLSLEEGDFVTVIGGNGAGKSTTLNAIAGVWPVDSGKIYIGGDDVTRLSEYKRAKYLGRVFQDPMTGTATTMSIEENMAIAARRGQSRGLSWGITKKERDVYREMLATLDLGLEDRLSSKVGLLSGGQRQAITLLMASIQKPRLLLLDEHTAALDPKTAAKVLEISDKIIADHHLTAMMVTHNMKDAIVHGNRLIMMHEGRVILNIAGEEKKKLTVEDLLHQFEKVSGEEFANDKALLS
- the recD2 gene encoding SF1B family DNA helicase RecD2, with protein sequence MEKLAGYVEHIIYRNADNGYTVLNLVSGEEEITCVGIFSAIAEGENIEASGDYTDHPTYGKQFKVESFEEKAPEDEEAIERYLGSGAIRGIGLALAARIVRRFKADTFRIIEEEPERLAEVKGISERKAMEIADQVNEKRDLRQAMIFLQQYGITMNLAVKVYQQYGQEVYGIIRENPYRLADDIEGVGFRTADEIAVRVGIRMDSDFRIRSGILYVLLQASTEGHTYLPEEELTRRTGQLLEVGEEQIEKQYMDLAIERKIIMKQGENQTQIYAASFYYMEANTATMLKQLNVSYDVPDLEIEERVRRIEKQTGMELDEHQMTAVKEAVRNGLLIITGGPGTGKTTTINTIIKYFEMEGLDIFLAAPTGRAAKRMSETTGFEARTIHRMLELNGGVDGAAGFERNEQNPLETDVVIIDEMSMVDISLMHALLKAVAVGTRLILVGDVNQLPSVGPGSVLRDIIRSHECNVVMLTKIFRQASTSDIIVNAHKINQGEEVTLDNKSMDFFFLKRYDADVIISVVLQLIKQKLPKFVDATPYDIQVLTPMRKGLLGVERLNGILQRYLNPPSPQKREKEHGDILFREGDKIMQTRNNYQLEWEIRTKYGLSVDKGTGVFNGDMGIVREINDFAETMTVEFDEGRMVEYPYKLLDELELAYAITIHKSQGSEYPAVVIPLLSGPSMLMNRNLLYTAVTRARKCVTLVGNEVTFEQMVQNTSQQKRYSGLCDRLKEA
- the flgG gene encoding flagellar basal-body rod protein FlgG, which encodes MMRALYTAATGMLAQQTNVDNISNNLSNVNTVGFKQEKAEFKSLLYQTIQTKTTSANGEQKPIPAQVGLGTRVAAVTSVYTQGALQASENDTDFAIVGDGFFAVRCADGETRYTRAGDFVWAVGTNGVTLTNPDGYPVLDSNNQQIVLPANISSSSVTVSSDGRIGYTTANGTYVNMNRQIGLFQFNNPSGLEKTGDNLLEVTAASGAAMNENTTAGLTRSQVRQNYLEASNVQVADEMVNMIIAQRAYQLNSKAITTSDEMLEMANNLKR
- a CDS encoding flagellar hook-basal body protein → MVKGLYTAYTGMINEQKRLDVLSNNLANADTNGYKKEGTTSQTFADELAIKIKDTSSYGLAQKLGTISMGVHIGETYTDYSTGSFKVTDNSTDFAIKGDGFFAIAYTDKQGNSSVKYTRDGAFTVNTQGYLVTKDGDYVLNANDARNGNVNGRIRVDPTQKITVDELGNIYQNDQQVGTIGIVDFADYDYLAKYGENMYDLVNGGTVTAADGRIVQGTLESSNVNVVSEMVNMITISRAYQAGQKVINTIDETLDKAVNQVGNV
- the mreB gene encoding rod shape-determining protein; translated protein: MMSTDIGIDLGTASILVYIKGKGVVLKEPSVVAFDRDTNKIKAIGEEARLMLGRTPGNIVAVRPLRQGVISDYTVTEKMIKYFIQKALGKKTFRKPRISVCVPSGVTEVEKKAVEDATYSAGAREVAIIEEPIAAAIGAGIDISRPCGNMIVDIGGGTADIAVISLGGSVVSTSIKIAGDDFDEAIVRYMRKKHNLLIGERTAEDIKIKIGSCFPLAQNETMDVRGRNLVTGLPKTVTVSSEETEEALKEPTLQIVEAVHSVLEKTPPELAADVADRGIVLTGGGSLLRGLEELIEDKTGINTMTAEEPMTCVAVGTGKFVEFLSGKRDDD
- the uvrA gene encoding excinuclease ABC subunit UvrA, giving the protein MKKTSERKYIKIRGANEHNLKNIDVDIPRDEFVVLTGLSGSGKSSLAFDTIYAEGQRRYMESLSSYARQFLGQMEKPNVEKIEGLSPAISIDQKSTNRNPRSTVGTVTEIYDYFRLLYARIGVPHCPKCGKEIKKQTVDQMVDQIMELPERTKIQLLAPVVRGRKGEHQKLFEQAKRSGYVRVIVDGSMYELSEEIKLDKNKKHNIEIVVDRLMVKEGIEKRLADSIENVLTLANGLMTVDVIGGEPIQFSESFSCPDCGISIGEIEPRSFSFNNPFGACPTCFGLGYKMEFDEDLMIPDKRLSIAEGAIQVMGWQSCTDPSSFTYAILKALTEEYHFSLETPYCEYPEEIRHVLIYGTDGREVKVHYRGQRGEGVYDVAFEGLIKNVQRKYRETGSEVMKQEYEQFMRITPCETCKGQRLKAESLAVTVADKNIYEMTSMSVKNLNAFLAEMKLGEQQHRIGDQILKEIRARVGFLNEVGLDYLSLSRATGTLSGGEAQRIRLATQIGSGLVGVAYILDEPSIGLHQRDNDKLLGALKNLKDLGNTLIVVEHDEDTMLAADYIVDIGPGAGSHGGEVVACGTAQEIMKNPKSITGAYLSGRIKIPVPDERRKPTGFLTIKGARENNLKNIDVNIPLGIMTCITGVSGSGKSSLTNEILYKRLARDLNRARCIPGEHDAILGMEQLDKVIDIDQSPIGRTPRSNPATYTGVFDMIRDLFAATPDAKAKGYKKGRFSFNVKGGRCEACGGDGILKIEMHFLPDVYVPCEVCEGKRYNRETLEVKYKGKSIYDVLDMTVEEALEFFKNVPSIHRKIQTLYDVGLSYVKLGQPSTELSGGEAQRIKLATELSKRSTGKTIYILDEPTTGLHFADVHKLIEILRRLSDGGNTVVVIEHNLDVIKTADYIIDMGPEGGDGGGTVIAQGTPEEVAQIPESYTGQYVKKYLEK
- the uvrB gene encoding excinuclease ABC subunit UvrB, which encodes MDHFKLHSKYKPTGDQPQAIEELVRGFREGNQFETLLGVTGSGKTFTMANVIEQLNRPTLIISHNKTLAAQLYGEMKEFFPENAVEYFVSYYDYYQPEAYVPQTDTYIAKDSAINEEIDKLRLSATAALVERRDVIVVASVSCIYGLGSPEDYLGMMVSLRPGMEKDRDEVIRALIDIQYTRNEMDFHRGTFRVRGDVLEIFPANYGDTAIRVEFFGDEIDRITEIDVLTGEIKCRLEHFAVFPASHYVVPQEKILRACDNIEAELEERVKYFKGEDKLLEAQRIAERTNFDIEMLKETGFCSGIENYSRHLAGLPAGATPHTLMDYFKDDYLIIVDESHITIPQIRGMYAGDQSRKSTLVDYGFRLPSAKDNRPLNFEEFEGKIDQMLFVSATPNVYEDEHELLRAEQIIRPTGLLDPEVVVRPVEGQIDDLVGEVNKEIKNHHKVLITTLTKKMAEDLTDYMRELGIRVKYLHSDIDTLERAEIIRDLRLDVFDVLVGINLLREGLDIPEITLVAILDADKEGFLRSETSLIQTIGRAARNSEGHVIMYADTITDSMRVAIEETERRRKIQQEYNEAHGITPTTIQKSVRELISVSKKIAKEEMNFKKSPESMNKAELTKLIADIQKKMEKAAADLNFEAAAEYRDKMIELKGMLRDL